The Fusarium oxysporum Fo47 chromosome II, complete sequence genome includes a region encoding these proteins:
- a CDS encoding S-adenosyl-L-methionine-dependent methyltransferase yields the protein MASEMLEPRDVTFRNYTTDQASDYAAGRLGYTDALIDFILNYHRSTNGETGCVVDVGCGPGTATQKLAPHFDLAYGVDPGESMITTATTLGGKTGTGAPIVYKLSTAEDIDKINDIPHSSIDMITAATAAHWFDMPRFWAAAAKVLKPGGTVAIWTVFRQSGSFNNNTELQSIFNDFLDALAPYSTAGTHLTQSGYVALPMPWDDPNTSKFYDQRASARHVLTAEDGFIPNAGRKESSQGSSDKSVDKQVQRIERLVGTFGSVSRWQKENPELVGTEQDHVRILMSKVRKVLEESGEPIELTALAAKMAVALILAKRR from the exons ATGGCGTCGGAGATGTTAGAACCGCGAGATGTCACCTTTCGAAACTACACTACCGACCAAGCTTCCGACTACGCTGCGGGACGACTTGGCTACACCGATGCTCTTATCGACTTCATTCTCAACTATCACAGATCCACTAATGGAGAGACTGGATGTGTAGTGGATGTCGGTTGTGGACCAGGCACTGCAACTCAAAAGCTAGCGCCGCACTTTGATCTAGCTTATGGCGTTGATCCGGGAGAGAGTATGATCACAACAGCTACTACTCTTGGTGGAAAGACTGGAACTGGCGCCCCAATCGTATACAAGCTGAGCACGGCAGAAGATATTGACAAAATCAATGACATTCCCCATTCCTCTATCGATATGATAACAGCTGCTACTGCG GCTCACTGGTTCGATATGCCGAGGTTctgggcagcagcagccaaggTGCTGAAACCAGGAGGAACCGTCGCAATCTGGACAGTTTTCAGACAATCGG GCTCATTCAACAATAACACCGAACTTCAATCCATCTTTAATGACTTTCTGGACGCTCTTGCCCCTTACTCAACCGCAGGCACCCATCTCACTCAAAGCGGTTATGTCGCTCTTCCCATGCCTTGGGATGATCCCAATACTTCTAAGTTTTACGATCAGCGAGCATCTGCCCGCCATGTGCTCACTGCTGAAGACGGCTTCATCCCCAATGCAGGTAGAAAGGAAAGCAGCCAGGGCAGCAGTGATAAGTCAGTGGATAAGCAAGTCCAGAGGATAGAGAGGTTGGTAGGAACATTCGGTTCAGTAAGTCGCTGGCAGAAAGAGAATCCCGAGCTCGTGGGGACTGAGCAAGACCACGTCCGGATCCTGATGAGTAAAGTACGTAAAGTGTTGGAAGAGAGTGGAGAGCCAATTGAGTTGACGGCTTTGGCGGCCAAGATGGCTGTTGCCTTGATTTTGGCAAAAAGGAGGTAA
- a CDS encoding necrosis inducing protein-domain-containing protein, which yields MHIPTLFLSALGLVSIASAFPSRISNPEKLFRRLLLRRLDTNADEDSLRYQPALDFDKDSCYHTAAIDRDGVVNKGLSIHGDITHDCRDRTRLDNANVYTRKRCNNCWCAYITGLPWSGHIHDWENVVVFVKNNTIQRVVASAHGKYRHKDNLLLQDGHPLIVYHKSFMSTHALRFAKDEDVKDVENDYGKWFIADLIGWDGFPTPEFKQKLSSHKFGKANFHLTDGQFAWSLEKAAGDAVPGFDCQKDGGKEYKNKDESEKKDTRKEKQKDKLKDKGKIQVKEKNVKNEESEDEEKDGDVNEDKGGERENDTKKDKDEDK from the exons ATGCATATCCCAACTCTATTTCTTTCCGCCCTGGGATTAGTCTCCATTGCTTCGGCATTTCCCAGCCGAATCTCAAACCCAGAGAAACTATTTCGTCGCCTTCTGTTGCGAAGGCTAGATACAAATGCTGATGAAGACAGTCTGCGATACCAGCCAGCCCTCGATTTTGACAAGGACAGTTGCTATCACACTGCAGCTATCGATAGGGATGGTGTAGTAAACAAAGGTCTCTCCATACATGGAGATATAACACACGACTGCCGTGATAGGACTCGGCTCGACAATGCAAACGTCTACACAAGAAAGCGCTGCAATAACTGTTGGTGCGCATACAT AACGGGTCTCCCATGGAGTGGCCACATACACGATTGGGAAAACGTAGTAGTCTTTGTCAAGAACAACACCATCCAACGCGTGGTAGCCTCAGCGCACGGAAAATACCGTCATAAGGACAACCTCTTACTACAAGACGGCCACCCTTTGATCGTGTACCACAAGAGCTTTATGTCAACTCATGCCCTTCGGTTTGCTAAAGACGAGGACGTGAAAGACGTTGAGAACGATTATGGGAAGTGGTTTATCGCAGATCTGATTGGCTGGGATGGGTTTCCTACCCCAGAGTTCAAGCAGAAGTTGTCAAGCCATAAGTTTGGAAAGGCGAATTTTCATTTGACAGATGGGCAGTTTGCATGGAGTTTGGAAAAGGCAGCCGGGGATGCTGTTCCTGGGTTTGACTGTCAGAAGGATGGAGGGAAAGAgtacaagaacaaggacgAAAGTGAAAAGAAGGATACGCGCAAAGAAAAGCAGAAGGATAAACTGAAagacaagggcaagattcaagtgaaagagaagaatgtaaagaatgaagagagcgaggacgaagagaagGATGGGGATGTCAATGAGGACAAGGGTGGAGAGAGGGAGAATGATACAAAGAAGGATAAGGATGAAGACAAATAG
- a CDS encoding amino acid/polyamine transporter I produces the protein MEDNKFLGKKHPDSTATSDNHDGCSVVAEHTQEVPVNFGLLSLTGLGIIIGVVWPASGGSIQVAIFNGGSPGVLYEFIVVSFFYFFVAASLAELASAMPSSAGVYYWASITPGKRYGRVIGFFAGWWNYLGWICAGASMAAIWSNSIIQIYALKHPDYIVKEVHVFVVFVISTWLACFSVCYGGRAMPLLNQFGIYWLLIGLLITIVVLAAVPLRSGGSGHATSSFVWLEWQADLGYPNIIVFLGGMLNGAYSVGCPAAVSHLAEEIPRPQRNVPLAMGLQVVTGFITGFSYLIALMYSVHSYDRIFASQFPLAEIYLQATGSADGTICLLILMQTCIGLSIVGLYITCGRTLWALSRDGATPWPLVFSNFSLRFDAPINATMASAVLVTLMGCIYVASKTAFNAIIGSFVLMSSSAYTAAVLPHLLTGRRNVVYGPIRLGKKLGFVANAIASTYMVIAFVIYCLPFSLPVTAQNMNYACLVWGGSTLLLCMYWLWKGRHGYTGPIREINN, from the exons ATGGAAGATAATAAATTTCTCGGAAAGAAACACCCAGACAGCACAGCTACCTCAGACAATCATGACGGCTGCTCTGTCGTCGCAGAGCATACGCAGGAGGTACCAGTAAACTTCGGACTCCTGTCTCTCACAGGCCTAGGCATCATCATTGGAGTTGTTTGGCCTGCTTCTGGAGGTTCAATTCAAGTTGCAATCTTCAATGGCGGATCTCCAG GCGTTCTATACGAGTTCATCGTCGTATCCTTCTTCTACTTCTTCGTCGCCGCATCCCTCGCCGAGCTCGCGAGTGCCATGCCCTCCAGCGCGGGCGTATACTACTGGGCCTCTATTACCCCTGGGAAACGATATGGCCGGGTCATTGGCTTTTTTGCTGGCTGGTGGAACTACCTAGGCTGGATCTGCGCTGGTGCAAGCATGGCTGCGATATGGagcaacagcatcatccagATCTATGCACTGAAACATCCCGACTACATCGTGAAAGAAGTTCATGTATTTGTGGTATTTGTTATCTCCACATGGCTCGCCTGCTTCTCGGTCTGTTACGGTGGCCGGGCAATGCCTCTTCTCAACCAGTTCGGCATCTACTGGCTCCTGATCGGCCTGCTCATCACGATCGTGGTTCTTGCAGCTGTACCTCTTCGAAGCGGAGGGAGTGGCCATGCAACTTCGTCATTTGTATGGCTTGAGTGGCAAGCCGACCTTGGATACCCTAATATCATAGTATTCCTTGGCGGCATGTTGAACGGCGCTTACAGTGTTGGATGTCCTGCAGCTGTAAGCCATTTGGCTGAGGAAATACCCCGTCCGCAGAGAAATGTGCCTCTTGCGATGGGCCTTCAGGTTGTCACAGGCTTCATCACGGGCTTTTCGTATCTGATCGCTCTTATGTACTCCGTCCATAGCTACGACAGGATCTTCGCGAGCCAATTTCCACTTGCCGAGATTTACCTGCAAGCTACTGGATCAGCCGATGGAACGATTTGTCTCCTGATTCTCATGCAGACATGCATCGGTCTAAGCATCGTCGGTCTTTACATCACATGCGGACGAACATTGTGGGCATTGAGCCGCGACGGAGCGACGCCATGGCCATTAGTCTTTTCCAACTTTAGCTTGAGGTTCGACGCACCCATCAATGCAACCATGGCCTCTGCGGTGCTCGTCACCTTGATGGGATGCATTTATGTGGCAAGCAAAACAGCGTTCAACGCTATTATCGGTTCGTTCGTACTTATGTCTTCGTCTGCATACACCGCAGCGGTCCTGCCTCACCTTCTTACAGGACGAAGAAATGTCGTATATGGACCGATAAGACTGGGTAAAAAGCTGGGTTTCGTGGCTAACGCGATTGCGAGCACATATATGGTGATTGCTTTTGTTATTTACTGCTTGCCCTTTTCCTTACCTGTCACTGCTCAGAATATGAACTATGCCTGCCTAGTCTGGGGTGGCTCGACCCTGCTGCTATGTATGTACTGGCTGTGGAAAGGGAGACACGGGTATACGGGACCCATTAGGGAGATAAATAACTAA
- a CDS encoding chaperonin 10-like protein: protein MSMKAVRFHGQQDVRLEDIPLPSLDSNSVRISPKFCGICGTDVHEYLGGNNLIPKPGTPHGITGETSPLTLGHEFSGIVEEVGSEVTRLQKGDRVCVQPIIYDNECRSCKRGLVNCCDKNGFIGLSGWGGGLCETTVVPQDAVKKLPDNVSLEVGALVEPLAVGWHAIKISPYQEGDSAFVVGGGPIGLAVVQALIGRGCKNIILSEVSSKRREFAKKFGAHHVFDPTKDDIVAEVKKLTGGLGADVGFDAAGSQHAIDAAFDCLKARAVLVNIAVWEKRAQLNMNQIVFRERSYVGCATYALGDFEEVIEALSNGKITPQGMITKVIKMDKVVEEGFQTLINDKDNHVKILVDVSAGV from the exons ATGTCAATGAAAGCAGTGCGTTTCCATGGACAACAAGATGTCCGGCTAGAAGACATACCCCTCCCCTCTCTCGACTCAAACTCCGTCCGCATCTCCCCTAAATTCTGCGGAATCTGCGGTACAGACGTCCACGAGTATCTCGGTGGCAACAATCTCATTCCCAAGCCCGGCACCCCGCACGGCATCACCGGGGAAACATCGCCCCTCACTCTCGGTCATGAGTTCAGTGgcattgttgaagaagtcggGAGTGAAGTTACGCGCCTCCAAAAAGGAGACCGCGTTTGCGTTCAGCCAATTATCTACGATAATGAGTGCCGTTCATGCAAGCGCGGACTTGTTAATTGTTGCGATAAGAATGGGTTTATTGGGTTGAGTGGTTGGGGAGGCGGTCTTTGTGAAACTACTGTCGTTCCGCAGGATGCTGTTAAGAAGTTGCCTGACAATGTTTCACTCGAGGTTGGAGCGCTCGTTGAACCTCTTGCTGTTGGATGGCACGCAATCAAGATATCGCCATATCAAGAAGGTGATTCTGCGTTTGTTGTTGGCGGCGGACCGATTGGACTGGCTGTCGTGCAGGCATTGATTGGCAGAGGGTGCAAAAACATTATCTTGAGTGAGGTCAGCTCGAAGCGCCGAGAGTTTGCAAAGAAATTTGGCGCTCATCATGTGTTCGACCCCACCAAAGACGACATCGTGGCTGAAGTCAAGAAATTGACGGGAGGTTTGGGTGCCGACGTCGGTTTTGACGCGGCTGGATCTCAGCATGCGATCGATGCAGCTTTCGATTGCCTAAAGGCTAGAGCTGTTCTTGTTAACATTGCGGTCTGGGAGAAGAGGGCTCAATTGAACATGAATCAGATCGTGTTCCGTGAACGATCATACGTTGGATG CGCCACGTATGCTCTTGGTGACTTTGAGGAGGTCATTGAGGCGCTGTCAAATGGCAAGATCACGCCTCAAGGAATGATTACAAAGGTTATCAAGATGGATAAGGTTGTCGAGGAGGGGTTCCAAACACTTATCAATGATAAAGATAACCATGTTAAGATTTTGGTTGATGTCAGTGCTGGTGTATGA